One region of Gossypium raimondii isolate GPD5lz chromosome 6, ASM2569854v1, whole genome shotgun sequence genomic DNA includes:
- the LOC105771476 gene encoding auxin-induced protein AUX22 produces MGKEGLGLEITELRLGLPGADSDSSHRCNVMIDKNEKKRAFSEISEDDVEEGNRKKTTIKNQVVGWPPVCSYRKKNSFSDKDGSVKASKMYVKVCMDGAPFLRKIDLGMHEGYPHLAKALEKLFGEALRNAESCEFVPIYEDKDGDWMLVGDVPWEMFMESCKRLRIMKRADAKGFGVLTSKEALY; encoded by the exons ATGGGCAAGGAAGGTCTGGGACTCGAAATCACGGAGTTGAGGTTGGGACTCCCTGGTGCCGATAGTGATTCCAGTCACCGTTGCAATGTAATGATcgataaaaatgagaaaaaaagggctttttcaGAGATTTCGGAGGACGACGTCGAGGAGGGAAATAGGAAAAAAACGACAATCAAGAATCAAGTTGTGGGGTGGCCGCCGGTATGTTCATATCGGAAAAAGAATAGTTTTAGTGATAAAGATGGGTCGGTTAAAGCATCAAAGATGTACGTTAAAGTTTGCATGGATGGAGCTCCTTTTCTTCGTAAAATTGATTTAGGCATGCATGAAGGTTACCCTCATCTAGCAAAGGCATTGGAAAAGCTTTTTG GGGAGGCATTAAGGAATGCAGAAAGCTGTGAATTCGTTCCCATTTATGAAGACAAAGATGGAGACTGGATGTTAGTTGGAGATGTTCCCTGGGA GATGTTTATGGAATCATGCAAGAGACTGAGGATCATGAAAAGGGCAGATGCCAAGGGTTTTGGAGTGCTTACATCAAAGGAAGCTCTCTATTGA